From one Spiroplasma endosymbiont of Panorpa germanica genomic stretch:
- a CDS encoding AAA family ATPase, translating into MSTKVFRGLLVKFLFINEMGWGIGLFIDENNKNQQMKIKGQIGQMRLKVIYEVSGFLDEHPKYGQSFEVQNFKVADSNTIKQAVGFWSSGIFPTIGIKTAQLIVEHLGIDAIIKIRKDPELIKTVPGISEKACQIIIDVVSKVDTEQELVEIFTMNGLKISFLQLMLKWHEDKNEISEILNSDFYDYARKNNFQPFLEVDKIALYFNTPQYGPQRVGAWAYETINNILFTSGDTYTTKNILVEEIQKRLAVSLDVVMQALIYCKEQKILVFNNHRIYSAESWNDEELIVNSLSKIQSQAALPIINPIEFEVLIKEVETEIGYNFKILDFKYDDSQKKALKAFLENNIVILTGGPGTGKTMVINGMVRMFEKVYGSSNFALAAPTGRAASRIQETSGYKATTIHKLLKASGDDAFEVNEANPIFLDLIILDESSMLSNHLFSDFLRGTDFARKMVLVGDVDQLPSVGYGNLFEDLIISKQFATITLSKIFRQAEQNDIIELAARITSNQAEEFKNKNLNNIDFLFSNNNEENVRNLIDTYQKLLATQEVNNFNHVQVLSPFYRGELGINMINNIIQEKFNKNIKNNGKIFKKGETKITKNDKVMYLKNDSVLELSNGDIGKIGDMKFENSKLIDATGEFNGRDVSLKLSNFSEITLGYGVSVHKSQGSEYNNVILVLDPAANNHFLSKKIIYTAITRAKEHLYIIGGEDAFWSGLNKTTKPRNTTLVEKIIK; encoded by the coding sequence ATGAGTACAAAGGTTTTTAGAGGATTGTTAGTAAAGTTTCTGTTCATTAACGAAATGGGTTGAGGAATTGGTCTGTTTATAGATGAGAACAATAAAAACCAACAAATGAAAATCAAGGGTCAAATCGGTCAAATGCGATTAAAGGTCATTTACGAGGTTAGTGGTTTTTTAGATGAACACCCCAAATATGGTCAATCTTTTGAAGTCCAAAATTTTAAGGTGGCTGATAGTAACACGATTAAACAAGCAGTTGGTTTTTGATCTTCAGGAATTTTTCCCACAATCGGAATTAAGACTGCTCAACTAATTGTTGAACACTTAGGAATTGATGCTATTATTAAAATTCGTAAAGACCCAGAATTAATTAAAACCGTTCCTGGGATATCTGAAAAAGCTTGTCAAATAATTATAGATGTTGTTAGCAAAGTTGATACAGAACAAGAGTTGGTTGAGATTTTCACAATGAATGGTTTAAAAATAAGCTTTTTGCAGTTAATGTTAAAATGACATGAAGATAAAAATGAAATTAGTGAAATTTTAAATTCAGATTTTTATGATTATGCAAGAAAAAATAATTTTCAACCATTTTTAGAAGTTGATAAAATTGCCTTATATTTTAACACCCCCCAATATGGACCTCAAAGAGTGGGCGCTTGAGCTTATGAAACTATTAATAATATATTGTTCACTAGTGGTGACACTTATACAACCAAAAATATTTTGGTTGAAGAAATTCAAAAAAGACTAGCGGTTTCTTTGGATGTTGTTATGCAAGCGTTAATTTATTGCAAAGAACAAAAAATTTTGGTATTCAATAATCATAGAATATATTCTGCAGAAAGTTGAAATGACGAAGAACTTATTGTCAATAGTTTATCCAAAATTCAAAGCCAAGCGGCTTTACCAATAATTAATCCAATTGAATTTGAAGTTCTAATAAAAGAGGTTGAAACTGAAATTGGATACAACTTTAAAATTTTAGACTTTAAATATGATGATTCTCAAAAAAAAGCTTTAAAAGCGTTTCTAGAAAATAATATCGTTATTTTAACAGGGGGACCTGGAACGGGAAAAACCATGGTAATAAATGGTATGGTTAGAATGTTTGAAAAAGTTTATGGTTCTAGTAATTTTGCTCTAGCAGCCCCAACTGGAAGAGCTGCTAGTCGTATTCAAGAAACTAGCGGCTATAAAGCAACCACAATTCACAAACTTCTTAAAGCGAGTGGGGATGATGCTTTTGAGGTAAATGAAGCCAATCCAATTTTCTTAGATTTAATTATTTTAGATGAGTCAAGCATGTTGTCAAATCATTTATTTTCCGATTTTTTAAGAGGAACTGATTTTGCTAGAAAAATGGTTTTGGTTGGAGATGTAGATCAACTGCCAAGCGTTGGTTATGGAAATTTATTTGAAGATTTAATAATTTCAAAACAATTTGCCACAATCACTTTAAGTAAAATTTTTCGTCAAGCTGAACAAAACGATATTATCGAGTTAGCTGCCCGAATTACTAGTAATCAAGCAGAAGAGTTTAAAAATAAGAATCTAAATAATATTGATTTTTTATTCAGTAATAATAACGAAGAAAATGTTAGAAACTTAATAGATACTTACCAAAAGCTTTTGGCAACTCAAGAAGTCAATAATTTTAATCATGTTCAAGTTTTATCTCCTTTCTATAGAGGGGAATTAGGGATAAACATGATAAATAATATAATTCAAGAAAAATTTAACAAAAACATTAAAAATAATGGTAAAATTTTTAAAAAGGGAGAGACAAAAATAACAAAAAACGATAAAGTTATGTACTTAAAAAACGACTCTGTTCTAGAACTTTCAAATGGGGATATCGGTAAAATTGGTGATATGAAATTTGAAAATTCAAAACTAATCGATGCCACTGGTGAGTTCAATGGACGTGATGTCAGCTTAAAACTATCAAATTTTTCAGAGATAACCTTGGGTTATGGTGTTAGTGTTCATAAAAGCCAGGGAAGTGAATACAATAATGTGATATTAGTGTTAGATCCCGCAGCGAACAATCACTTTTTAAGTAAAAAAATAATTTATACCGCTATAACAAGAGCTAAAGAGCATTTGTATATAATTGGTGGAGAAGATGCTTTTTGAAGTGGATTGAACAAAACAACCAAACCAAGAAATACAACTTTAGTTGAGAAAATAATAAAATAA
- the scm1 gene encoding motility-associated protein Scm1 — translation MRNKALTIATIISGSAFLLCLIVTFSLAPAINVDEIIAQLKPNGGQINNDYWNLIEKNVDDPFSLAYFSLGFFSFNGMIKIGVSSVFGAFVLFLVILLPISSIFIFFFGGIFCYKILIDRTKQYRYDEIRNINRFIIYIAGISAIVFLLIGFLIFLPMESNLKESGLLTAWDGTHNDKVIVNTNLVHVFEFITALKFMFGSTMTGILSPGINDQLHEIGGAFANSNINESQMIAGLVFLIILTPISSILAINAIVFRFGAMYSNKSYQEIEHFHNWLDYRGIYTRREFREMIFHNVWFWVAVAGFGISVLAPGVIHSYSNPSGYIVTVVVLVIAFLTFIPTIVQKILINKIFKLSQHKIMFYQQLLLIVVGIIIQLVLWIGFKDIFNYPETFAVFIPITSITIGLISLTFFIKTKI, via the coding sequence ATGCGTAATAAAGCCTTAACAATAGCCACAATAATATCGGGTTCTGCTTTTTTGCTTTGTTTGATTGTAACTTTTTCCTTAGCTCCAGCAATTAATGTTGATGAGATAATTGCACAATTAAAGCCAAATGGGGGGCAGATAAATAATGATTATTGGAATCTAATCGAAAAAAATGTTGATGATCCGTTCTCTTTGGCATATTTCTCGCTAGGATTCTTCTCATTTAATGGAATGATAAAAATTGGTGTTTCCTCTGTTTTTGGAGCTTTTGTATTATTCTTAGTAATTTTGTTACCAATTAGTTCAATCTTTATCTTCTTTTTTGGAGGAATCTTTTGTTACAAAATATTAATTGATAGAACTAAACAATATCGCTATGACGAAATTCGTAACATTAATCGCTTTATAATTTATATTGCTGGAATCAGCGCCATAGTTTTCTTACTAATTGGTTTTCTAATTTTTCTACCAATGGAAAGTAACTTGAAAGAATCGGGACTACTAACAGCTTGAGATGGAACTCACAATGATAAAGTAATTGTTAACACAAACTTGGTTCACGTCTTTGAGTTCATTACCGCATTAAAATTTATGTTTGGATCAACAATGACTGGAATTTTAAGTCCAGGAATTAATGATCAACTTCATGAAATTGGGGGAGCGTTTGCTAATTCAAATATTAATGAATCGCAAATGATCGCTGGATTGGTGTTTCTAATTATTCTAACTCCAATTTCTTCAATTTTAGCAATCAATGCAATCGTATTTAGATTTGGGGCGATGTACTCAAATAAAAGTTATCAAGAGATTGAACACTTTCATAATTGACTTGATTATCGTGGAATTTATACTCGCCGAGAATTTAGAGAAATGATTTTTCACAATGTTTGATTCTGAGTGGCAGTAGCTGGATTCGGAATTTCAGTACTAGCCCCAGGAGTTATTCATAGCTACTCAAACCCGAGTGGTTACATTGTCACAGTTGTTGTCTTAGTGATTGCTTTTCTGACTTTCATTCCAACAATAGTACAAAAGATTTTGATAAATAAAATATTTAAGTTATCTCAGCACAAGATTATGTTTTATCAACAGCTATTATTAATAGTTGTAGGAATCATTATTCAATTAGTTTTATGAATTGGTTTTAAAGATATTTTTAATTATCCAGAGACTTTCGCAGTGTTCATCCCAATAACATCAATTACAATTGGATTGATCTCGCTAACATTTTTCATAAAAACAAAAATATAG
- the udk gene encoding uridine kinase has product MENKKTSIIIISGGSASGKTTVAKRIANDILKGKSVINLSMDSYYRDFKKDGKIETEDINFDHPDSIDVELLVSDLKKLQNREAIDSPVYDFTTSSRLKHKNHIEPADVIILDGILALHVEKIRELGDIKIFIRTHDDIRLIRRLTRDMKDYGRKFDDIVNKYLQTVRPMHEYFVEPSIKYADIIIPYYEGNEVAVDLIATKIESLLKSRDK; this is encoded by the coding sequence ATGGAAAATAAAAAAACAAGTATTATTATCATTTCCGGAGGAAGTGCTAGTGGTAAAACTACTGTAGCAAAAAGAATAGCGAATGATATTCTCAAAGGAAAATCGGTGATAAATTTATCAATGGATAGTTATTATCGTGATTTTAAAAAAGATGGAAAGATTGAAACCGAGGATATCAACTTTGATCATCCTGACTCTATTGATGTAGAATTATTAGTTTCAGATTTGAAAAAACTTCAAAATCGCGAAGCTATTGATTCTCCAGTTTATGATTTTACAACTAGTTCAAGATTGAAACATAAAAATCATATTGAACCAGCAGATGTAATTATCTTAGATGGTATTTTAGCTTTACACGTGGAAAAGATTCGAGAACTAGGAGATATTAAAATTTTCATTAGAACCCATGATGATATTCGATTAATTAGAAGATTAACCAGGGACATGAAAGATTATGGTCGTAAATTTGACGACATTGTTAATAAATACTTGCAAACAGTTAGACCGATGCACGAATATTTTGTTGAACCAAGTATTAAATATGCAGATATTATCATCCCATACTACGAGGGTAATGAGGTAGCTGTTGATTTAATAGCAACAAAAATTGAAAGTCTGTTAAAAAGTAGGGATAAATAA
- the parC gene encoding DNA topoisomerase IV subunit A: protein MSKEENNLLSEQGILDYPLETIIGERFGRYAKYIIQERALPDVRDGLKPVQRRILYAMNELGITSDKQHKKSARIVGEVIGKYHPHGDGSVYDALVRMSQSWKLGSPLIDMQGNNGSIDGDSAAAMRYTETRLAKLSGLLLKDLEKNTVLFAPNFDDSEKEPTVLPAYFPNILANGASGIAAGYATNMPPHNLGEIIDATVALINKPNLTLSEILKIVKGPDFPTGGTARGIEGIQSAFDSGKGRLFIQSKYHEENGHLVITEIPYEVVKQDLVRKIGEVVDANPGIGVKEVRDETDRTGLRIVIELGEDAEFEVTRKFLFKNTPLQVSYNYNNVVIVNKQPMQLGIVAILKAYIEHHRVTYTKRTDFELAKALKRLEIIEGLIKAISVLDEVIAIIRGSSNRGEAITNLVARFQFSDVQAGAIVDLRLYRLTSTDIVKLQEEQASLNAQIANFNLILSDVNAMNKEIIENLKKIKEEFGVPRRTQIIDDIETLDVEIKQTIVSKEFTIWISRDGYLKALEAGQIGKFGFEDFKRRPNDLWISCVPATTLDHLILLSSAGVYYSIPVFKINPSKWKETGMHLNQIATMNGNDKIVAAFVVNSFTDAKQEILVASRNALIKRTPIEGMQTKMSSKAFKIMKLSEGDELVSASLVTSKTKFVTMVSENGFSVRYDIEEIPSASVTAKGVKSFSAKDEKIIAGKAFDNEDVVIITNKGNIKKIKAELIPLMNRPKKGVRLYPWNKKRDEFVKDLFPALNNEIINLLDENDNIIQLNINSIKYSDLEEINNDLDMGEIDTAIIEKNYIIQNNDIPKLPRTSENESETDGEVEKK, encoded by the coding sequence ATGTCAAAAGAAGAAAATAATTTATTAAGTGAGCAAGGAATTCTTGATTATCCACTAGAAACCATCATTGGTGAGAGATTTGGTCGTTATGCAAAATACATCATTCAAGAAAGAGCATTACCGGATGTAAGGGATGGTCTAAAGCCAGTACAAAGAAGAATTCTTTATGCCATGAATGAACTTGGAATTACAAGTGATAAGCAACACAAAAAATCAGCTCGTATTGTTGGGGAAGTTATTGGTAAATATCACCCCCACGGTGATGGATCGGTTTACGATGCTTTAGTAAGAATGAGTCAAAGTTGAAAATTAGGAAGTCCCTTAATTGATATGCAAGGGAATAATGGTTCAATTGATGGTGATTCAGCAGCAGCGATGCGTTATACTGAAACTCGATTGGCAAAACTTTCAGGATTACTTTTAAAAGACTTAGAAAAAAACACTGTGCTTTTTGCACCCAACTTTGATGATTCAGAAAAAGAACCAACAGTTTTACCAGCCTACTTTCCAAATATTCTAGCCAATGGTGCTAGTGGAATTGCTGCGGGTTATGCTACAAATATGCCACCCCACAATTTAGGAGAAATTATTGATGCGACTGTCGCTTTGATAAATAAACCTAATTTAACTTTAAGTGAAATTTTAAAAATAGTTAAAGGGCCAGATTTCCCAACTGGGGGAACTGCTCGTGGAATTGAAGGGATTCAAAGTGCATTTGATTCAGGAAAAGGTCGACTATTTATTCAATCAAAATATCACGAAGAAAATGGTCACTTAGTAATTACTGAAATTCCTTATGAAGTTGTTAAACAAGATTTAGTAAGAAAAATTGGAGAAGTTGTTGATGCCAACCCTGGTATTGGGGTAAAAGAGGTTAGAGACGAAACTGATCGTACTGGACTAAGAATTGTAATTGAGCTTGGTGAAGATGCAGAATTTGAAGTTACACGTAAATTCTTATTCAAAAATACTCCACTGCAAGTTTCTTATAACTACAATAATGTTGTGATAGTTAACAAACAACCAATGCAATTGGGAATTGTAGCAATTCTAAAAGCTTACATTGAACACCATAGAGTTACTTACACTAAACGTACTGATTTTGAATTAGCAAAAGCTTTAAAAAGATTAGAAATCATTGAAGGTCTTATCAAAGCAATTTCTGTCCTTGATGAGGTTATCGCGATAATTCGTGGTTCAAGTAATCGTGGCGAAGCTATTACAAACTTAGTAGCTCGCTTCCAATTTTCTGATGTGCAAGCTGGAGCTATTGTAGACTTACGTTTATACCGTTTAACTTCAACAGACATTGTGAAATTGCAAGAAGAGCAAGCAAGTTTAAACGCTCAAATTGCCAACTTTAATTTAATATTAAGTGATGTTAATGCAATGAACAAAGAAATCATTGAAAACCTTAAAAAAATTAAAGAAGAGTTTGGTGTGCCTCGTCGAACACAAATTATTGATGATATTGAAACATTAGATGTAGAAATAAAACAAACAATTGTTTCAAAAGAATTTACTATTTGAATTTCACGAGATGGATATTTAAAAGCACTTGAAGCAGGTCAAATTGGGAAATTTGGTTTTGAAGATTTCAAAAGAAGACCAAACGATTTATGAATCTCATGTGTTCCGGCAACAACTTTAGATCACTTAATCTTGCTATCATCAGCTGGAGTATATTATTCAATCCCAGTTTTCAAAATTAATCCAAGTAAGTGAAAAGAAACCGGAATGCACTTAAACCAAATTGCAACCATGAATGGAAATGATAAAATTGTGGCGGCTTTTGTAGTAAATAGTTTCACAGACGCCAAACAAGAAATTTTAGTTGCCTCAAGAAACGCTTTAATCAAACGTACTCCAATTGAGGGAATGCAAACTAAAATGTCTTCAAAAGCATTTAAAATTATGAAACTTTCAGAAGGAGATGAACTAGTTTCAGCTTCTCTGGTTACTTCAAAAACCAAGTTTGTAACGATGGTTAGTGAAAATGGATTCTCAGTTCGCTATGACATTGAAGAAATCCCTTCAGCTAGTGTAACTGCCAAAGGTGTTAAATCATTTTCAGCCAAAGATGAAAAAATTATTGCTGGTAAAGCCTTTGATAATGAAGATGTTGTGATCATTACCAATAAAGGTAATATCAAAAAAATCAAGGCTGAATTGATTCCGCTGATGAACCGTCCTAAAAAAGGGGTTCGTTTATATCCTTGAAATAAAAAACGCGATGAGTTTGTTAAAGACTTATTCCCAGCCTTAAATAATGAAATTATTAACCTTTTAGATGAAAATGATAATATCATTCAACTAAATATCAATTCAATAAAATACTCAGATTTAGAAGAAATTAACAATGACTTAGATATGGGTGAAATTGATACAGCTATTATTGAAAAAAATTACATTATTCAAAATAACGATATTCCTAAATTACCTCGCACTTCTGAAAATGAAAGTGAAACCGATGGTGAAGTAGAAAAAAAGTAA
- the parE gene encoding DNA topoisomerase IV subunit B, giving the protein MSEKKDLSYNEDSIQVLEGLDAVRKRPGMYIGSTDVRGLHHLVWEIVDNSIDEALAGYATEIQVVLEKNGSVTVTDNGRGVPTGKYRDTNQSTPEIIFSVLHAGGKFGGSGYKTSGGLHGVGSSVVNALSKKFKVQINRDGQIYSIKFEKGGKLAEPLTVIGQTKTTGTKVNFLPDEEIFSTTKFSFSTISERLKESALLNSGLKIKLRDERSDKQVEYFFEDGLVEFVKELTTNQKPITGPILIKGAAEEIEVEICLRYTEDYNETVLGFANNVKTADGGTHVSGFRTGLIKALNEYGKSANLIKEKDRKLDSTDIKEGLNAVVTVKIPENLIQYEGQTKGKLGTSEAKSATETITNQHFSFWLQENKTVAVIIIEKALLARKARDEARKARQAIRDSKNKSKTRGMLGKLTPAQGKNKDKNELFLVEGDSAGGSAKSGRDRTFQAILPLRGKVINAEKTKLIDLLKNEEISTIITAIGAGIGSDFDINDVNYGKVVIMTDADTDGAHIQVLLLTFFFRYMKELIQNHKVYLALPPLYKLTSTSKKSDFYYVWDEEELAKILKTSKSKYEIQRYKGLGEMNADQLWETTMDPTKRKLILLTIEDALAAEKAFRTLMGDDAEIRKEWIEENVKFTLEDDQTELISN; this is encoded by the coding sequence ATGTCAGAAAAAAAGGACTTATCATATAACGAAGATAGTATTCAGGTCTTAGAAGGCCTAGATGCGGTTCGAAAAAGACCAGGAATGTACATCGGTTCAACTGATGTAAGGGGTTTGCACCATTTAGTTTGAGAAATCGTTGATAACTCAATCGATGAGGCTCTTGCAGGATATGCAACAGAAATTCAAGTTGTCTTAGAAAAAAATGGTTCAGTTACTGTAACTGATAATGGTCGTGGAGTTCCAACGGGTAAATATCGCGATACAAACCAATCAACTCCAGAAATTATTTTTTCAGTTTTACATGCTGGAGGTAAATTTGGAGGAAGTGGTTATAAAACTTCGGGTGGACTGCACGGAGTTGGATCATCAGTTGTTAATGCTTTGAGTAAAAAGTTCAAAGTACAAATTAACCGTGATGGACAAATTTATTCAATTAAATTTGAAAAAGGTGGAAAATTAGCAGAACCATTAACTGTAATTGGTCAAACTAAAACTACTGGAACAAAGGTTAATTTCCTACCAGATGAGGAAATATTTTCAACAACTAAATTTAGTTTTTCAACTATTTCAGAGCGCTTAAAAGAATCAGCATTACTTAATTCAGGATTAAAAATCAAACTACGTGATGAAAGAAGTGACAAACAAGTTGAATATTTCTTTGAAGATGGTTTAGTGGAATTCGTCAAAGAATTGACCACAAATCAAAAACCAATTACTGGTCCAATTCTAATCAAGGGGGCTGCAGAAGAAATTGAAGTTGAAATTTGTTTACGATACACAGAAGATTATAATGAAACAGTGCTTGGTTTTGCCAACAACGTTAAAACTGCTGATGGGGGAACTCATGTATCTGGTTTTAGAACTGGACTAATTAAAGCTTTAAATGAATATGGTAAATCAGCTAACTTGATTAAAGAAAAAGATCGAAAACTTGATTCCACAGATATAAAAGAAGGTTTGAATGCTGTTGTTACTGTAAAAATTCCTGAAAACTTAATTCAATACGAAGGACAAACCAAAGGTAAATTAGGAACTAGTGAGGCTAAGAGCGCCACTGAGACAATTACTAATCAACACTTTAGTTTTTGATTACAAGAAAATAAAACAGTCGCTGTGATTATTATTGAAAAAGCACTACTTGCTCGAAAAGCTCGTGATGAAGCTCGAAAAGCTCGTCAAGCAATTCGTGATTCAAAAAACAAATCTAAGACTAGGGGAATGTTGGGAAAACTTACTCCAGCTCAAGGAAAAAACAAAGATAAAAATGAATTGTTCTTAGTCGAAGGAGATTCAGCGGGAGGTAGTGCTAAATCTGGAAGAGATAGAACATTCCAAGCGATATTGCCACTACGAGGAAAAGTAATTAACGCTGAAAAAACCAAACTAATTGACTTACTAAAAAACGAAGAGATTAGTACAATCATTACAGCAATCGGCGCTGGAATTGGTTCGGATTTTGATATCAATGATGTAAATTATGGTAAAGTTGTTATTATGACGGATGCTGATACTGATGGAGCGCATATTCAAGTTCTACTATTAACATTCTTCTTTAGATACATGAAAGAGCTAATTCAAAATCACAAGGTTTACTTAGCTTTACCACCACTTTATAAATTAACTTCAACAAGCAAGAAAAGTGATTTTTACTACGTTTGAGATGAAGAAGAACTAGCAAAAATTCTTAAAACTTCAAAATCAAAATATGAAATTCAAAGATATAAAGGACTTGGAGAAATGAATGCAGATCAACTTTGAGAAACAACCATGGATCCAACTAAAAGAAAATTAATTTTATTAACAATCGAAGATGCCCTGGCAGCAGAAAAAGCATTTAGAACCTTAATGGGTGATGATGCTGAAATCAGAAAAGAGTGAATTGAGGAAAACGTTAAATTCACTTTAGAAGATGATCAAACCGAACTAATTAGCAACTAA